In Lapillicoccus jejuensis, the DNA window GGAGGGACAGCATGCGGGTCCTGAACGGATGGCTGATCGGCCATCGCCGCACCGGCAGCTGGTCGTAGTCACCGAGGGCCGCCGAAGCCCGTTCGACGCTGAGGTGGCGTCCGAGCACCAGGCCGCGCAGTGCGGAGACGACCTCGACGTCGAGGAGGTCGGGAGCGTGGAGCTCCCGACCGCCCAGTAAGCGCCGGACGTCACCGCTTCCTGGTGCTGACAGCAGGACGTCGACGACGGCCGAGCAGTCGACGACGATCACCGCGGCGAATCGCCCACGGCATCACCCGATCGCGCGTCCCGCTCGGCCCTGATCAGGTCGACCGCGGACACCGAAGCGATCTCAGCGCGAGCAGCTGCTCGCGCCAGCACCTCGGCGACGGTGGGCCGTGAGACCTCACGGTCGATGAGCGTCAGGAGGTAGGCGTTCAGCGACTGACCGGCCTCCGCCGCCCGTTGTCGCAGGACGCGTCGGGCGTCATCGCTGACGTTGCGGATCTGCAGGTAGGTCGTCACCCGTCCAGGGTAGACGGGATGCAGTGCAGATTGCAGTGCACTGTCTGAATCCACCAGCGTCACCGCGCCTCGACCCGTGCGCCCCGGGCCAGGTCGGCCCGGTCGGCTGCCGCCACCCCCGCCGACCACCCCTCGTGGTCGGTGGGGGTCGGCATCGGCGCCGAGTGCAGCGTGCCGAAGAGCTGGTCGACGGTCGCGTCGACCTCCTCGCGCCGCTGCTCGAGGACGTGCACGAGCGTGCCGCCACCGCCACCGCCACCGCGACGTGACGCCGCCGCAGGACCGCCTGCCCGGTCGCCGGCGGCCTCCTCCGCTGAGACCTCCTCGACGACCTGCTGGGCGGCCTGCTCGAGCCGCTGACCGACCCGGTCGGCGAACGCGGTGAGGAACGACTGCCGGAACGAGCGGGTCCGCGACGTCCCCCACCGGGTGCTCTTGCTCCCGTGCTCGGTCAGCTCCCGCGTCGACTGCAGCAGCAGCGACGTGAACAGGGTCTCGGTCGCGGCGAGGTCGGGGCCGAAGCCGACCACGGTGACGAAGCCGAGCTCCTTCGTCCACACCGACCGGCACCGGTTCGCGTGGGCGACGACCCCGAGCAGCATGACCTTCGCCTGCTCGTAGGGGCGGTCGACCCCGATCCGGCGACCCCGCGGGGCGTCGTGCTCGGGTCCGGCCGCGTCGAGCAGCGCCCGGTCGATGCTGTGCCGCGCCATCAGCGCCTGCGCGCCCGCGGTGAACGTCTCGGCCTCCGCCGGGTACGTCGTCGCCTCGGCCTTGGCCAGCAGCAGCCGCACCCGCTCCAGCACGCGCTGGTCGACGTCGCCGCGGCTGTCGACCGGTTCGCGCCACTGCCCGGGCAGCGGGTCGAGGGCCTCGAGGCGCACCAGGCCGCGCAGGAAGATCATCACCGGCAGCGCCGTCAGGCACACCTCGACCAGATCGCCCCCGTCGCGAGCCACCCTCGCACTCAACGGTTCCCGGTCGGCTGGCCACCACGTGGCGACGTCCGCCATCGCCAGCTGGTCGTGCCAGGACGGCGTGACCGTCGCCGACGCGTACCGGGCGAGGTCGGCGAGGAGCAGGTCGCCCAGCAGCTCCACCGACCCCGCCGGCAGGTCGCGCCGCGCCAGCCGCAGCAGGTCCGCCGGCTGCCAGCCCTTCCGCCACGCGGAGTCGACCACGTCGGCCAGCTCGGTCCGCAGCTCGGTCAGGGCCCGACGGCCCGAGGCCCCGGCCAGGATCCGGCGCAGCTCGGCGACCGCTCCGAGGCCCTCGCTCTCCCGCTTCTGCCGGCGCCACCACAGCACCTCCCGCGCCAGCGACACCCAGACGTCCCAGTGCTCCGGCCCGCCCTCCTCCTCGTCCGGCACGCCGTACGGCGCCCCGAAGGCCGCCCCCGGCGGACTGCCCGGCCGCGCGGCCCGCGTCTCGCGGCGGCGACGACTCTGCTTGCCCATGCCGGTCGGTTCTCCTTCGTGCGTTCTCACTCGGAACGGTGCGGTACAGGGCCCACCTTGACCGATCCGCACCTCGATCTGCCGATGTCGTCCACAGGATCGGTCCGGCCCTCGGTAACGTCACCACCCCTGTGGACGACGACCGGCTGCTGCTGGTCGGGCTGACAGCCTCGGTGGATGACCGCTGACCTGCACGACTGGGACCTGGCCGACCCGAGCGAGACGCTCGCCGAGATCGTCAGCCTCGTCCGCCCCGCCGTCGGTGACGTCGTCGTCGCCGTGGTCCGGCGCCATGACGACGGCGCCCACGGCGTCGAGGACGCGATGAGGGTCCGGCGTGCCCGTCCGGTCCCCCACCCGCGGCAGCTGCCTGCGCGATCCGACCGCGAGGCACAGGAGCTCGTCGGGGAGGCGGCCCGCCGGCTCATGGCCGGCCGCGGCGACCCCCACGCCTGGGGCGGCGACCGCCGTCACGTCCTCGTCACTGTGGTCTGCCGTCGAGGCCACCTGGAGCCCGGAGCGGAGGAGACGCGCTGGCTGCACGCCTGGCGAGACGCTCCTCTCGACGTCCCCGTCGTCACCGGGGACGTCTACACGCTGACCGAGGAGGGATGGACGGGCTTCATGGACCGACGCACCGGCGCCACCCCGTCCCTCACCCCCGACCGCGAGGCCGGGGCGTGAGCTCGAGTCCTTCACGAGCGCGTCCCGTGGGTAGCACAAGTGCTACCTTGACGATCGTGGACACCGTAGGAGTGCGTGAGCTCCGCCAGAACGCGTCGGACCTGCTGCGACGCGTCGAGCAGGGCGAGGAGCTTCTCATCACCGTGTCCGGGCGACCCGCAGCCCGGATCACCCCGGTGGCCGCCGATCACTGGCGACGCTGGGATGAGGTCAAGGCGGTCTTCGCCTCCCCGATCGACGACTCCTGGGAGTCCGACCTCGAGCTGCTCGACACGTCGGTGGCCGACCCGTGGGAGCGCACCCGATGAGGACGGTCCTCGACACCAGCGTCCTCATCGCCTCGGACATCACCACCCTGGACGGCGATCTCGCGATCAGCGCCGTCAGCCTGGCCGAGCTGTCCTACGGCGTGCTGGTCACAGCGGACCCGGCCGAGCGAGCGGATCGGCTGCGGCGTCTGCAGGAGGTCGAGCGTCACTTCAACGCCCTCCCGGTGGACAGCACCGTGGCGACGGCATACGGCGAGCTGGCGGCCGCGGTCGTCGCCGGCGGCCGGCGGCCCAGGACGCGAGCGATGGACCTGCTCATCGCCGCGACCGCTCGCGCGCACGACGCCCGGCTCCTCACCCGCAACGGTGACGACCTGCGCGGTATCGAGCACCTGGTGGACGTCGTCCCGGTCTGACTCACGCCCGCAGCGGCAGCACCGCCGTCACCCGACCACCCGTCTCGGTCGCGCCGAACGACACCCGTCCACCGGCCTCGGCGGCCCGCTCGCGCATCCCGGTCAGCCCCACCCCCGGCACCCAGCGCCCGCCCGGGCCGCCGTCGTCCTCGACGACGACCCGCAACTCGTCCCCCTCGACCACGACGCACACCCGCGCCGAGGCCCCACTCCCGTGCCGGGCGACGTTGAGCAGCGCCTCCACCGCGATCCGGTACGCCGCCACCTCGGTCACCGCCGCGAGCTCGGGCAACGCCGTGGGCGCCGCCACCGACGCCACGAGCGGGCGCCCCTGGGGCGAGACCAGCCCGCGCGCCCGCTGCCGCAGCGCCTCGACCAGCCCCAGCTCGTCGAGCGCCGGCGGCCGCATCCCGTAGACGATCCGCCGCACGTCCCCGACCGCCTCGGCCGCGTCCTGGCGCAGCCCGCGCACCAGCTCGCGCGCGGCGGGAGCGTCGACGTCGAGGAGGTTGTCGACCGCGTCGGCGGCGAAGGCGATCCCGCTCAGCTGCGGTCCGAGCCCGTCGTGCAGGTCGCGCCGCAGCCGACGTCGCTCGTCCTCGAGCGCGGCCGCGGTCGCCGCCCGCGCCTCCTGCAGCTGCCCGCGCTGGCTCTGCGCCTCGAGGGTGAGCGCGAGCAGCGGGACGGTCAGCCGCAGCACCCGCTCGTCGTCGGCGCCGAGGGTCAGCTCCCCCGGCCGCAGCCCGACGACGAGCGCGAGCGGCGGACCCGACCCGCCGGGCACGTCCAGTCGCCGGACGAGTCCGCCCTCCTCGCCGCTGGAGGCGACGACGACCCCGCCCTCCTCGAGTGCGACCCACGGCAGCCGCAGCGCCGCCCGGACGGCCGCTGCTGCTTGCCTGCTGGCCGGTGCTGCACGTGATCGGGCTGGTGTTCTTCGGCAACGAGGTCCCGCAGGTCATCGGCGCCGCCCTCCAGGTGGTCGGGTTCGCGCTCTGCGCACGCGAGCTGGCTCGGGCGCCGCGCGCTGCCGTCTGAGGAGACCCCGTACGGCGGAGGGCCGCACCCTGGGGGGTGCGGCCCTTCGCGTGCAGCGGCTGAGCCGTGGAGCAGCCAGTCCTGGTCTCAGGGCGTCGCGCTCGTCCCCGTCAGCGGATGCGCGGGCCGAGTCGAGGCAGGCGGTGTCGTGGGATGCGACCCCTCGTGGGACGGCGTCGGTCGGGGCTGCGACGGCGCCGGTCGTGCGACGACCGCGGTCACAGCGACCGCGACCAGCGAGCCGACGCCCATCGCGAGCGGCGGACCGAGGAGCACGCACATCAGCACGATCAGGACCTTGACCGGCATGCCCCGCCGAGCTGCGGGACGCCGACGTGGCGAGGGCCGCCTCGTCGCACGAGGCGCCCTCGATCGGCGAGGGTGACCGGGCGGCGGGGCCGATACATCGCCGCGGGCGGGTGCCGGCCGGCTGACGACTGTCGTGGTCGTCGCGTCCGGGAACTCGCGGGCGCACACGCCGAAGAGTGACCCGGACTGGATGTCGTCCATCACCACGGGCCGTCGCAGGAACCACTCGCGCAAGCGCTGAGCCGGGACGACGTGCACGCCGGCGACGAACGCCGGTTCCAGGCCCTGGTGGTGATCGCGGGCGAGGACGAGGAGCGGGGTCACCTGGACGCGCAGCCTCGCGGCCATGACGTCGGCGTACCCCCCGACGGTGGCCAGGTCCTTGTTGCGTCCGTACCGGCGACTGTCGGAGTGCACCCACAGGGTGTCGTCACTCACGGACACGTCACCGGACCAGCTCTTCGTGTCGAGGACGAAGACCCCCGCGTTGGTGACGACGACGTGGTCGAGGTTGACCCTCGACCTGCCCGGCTCCAGCAGCCGGTCGTGCAGCACGGCGAGCTCCAGGGGGAACGACCCGAGGAGCTGCGCGACCGCTTCCTCGCCCTCGGCACCGACCCGCCAGCGCCCCGCCTTCTCCCGCGCCTGCAGGTAGTCGCGATGACTTTGCTCGGCTCGACGGCTCCAGTACGCCGCCTGCGCCCGAGCCGACCCGCCCGCCCCACTCGTCGCACGTCCGCCCGACGTCACCTGCTCCGTCACCACTCCCCCTGCTCGGCCGCCTCCGTCTCAGGACGGCGCGCCGACGAGTATCGGCGTCGACGCCGGAATGCCGAAAGCCGCGCAACGGACACACTGCGCGGGCCGAACGGACGACAAGTGGCGGCCCCTCGGCGTGTTCGCCAGAGGTGGCTCTCCGATCGGTGCTTCGTGGACCCTCCGGCTCCTCGTCGTCGTGAGAGGCCTCGACAGTTGGTGACGTTCGAGGACGATCGGGCCACCGGGAGAAGGGTGGCAGGAGGCATCTTTTCCGTTCGCGGACGAGCGCGCCGAGGCCGAAGGTCTGAAGGGGTTCTGAAGGGCCCGGAGCAACAGTTCCTGCATCAGCTCTCAGCGCTCAATGGAGGTCTCTGTCATGAAGCCCCGCCGCCTCATCGCCCCGCTCGTCGCCCTTGCCGCCGTGGTCTTCACCGCCGTCCCGGCCCAGGCGGCCAACGCCACCAGCTATGGCTTCGCCTGCAGCGCCTCCAACCACTGGATCCGGCAGAACTGGCCCAACATCCGCACCGACTACTCGACGGCGCAGAACGTCTGGTTCGACACCGACCTCTACCGCTGGAACGGCTCGCAATGGGCCTTCTGGCAGAGCTCCGGCTGGATGGGTGGTGCGTCGACCAGCTCGGGCCGCCGCGCACTCGGCTACCTCGCGGGGTCGCCGTACTACTTCCTGTACGGGACGACGCGCAACGTCGCTCCGCTCCTGGGCTGGACCTTCACCCAGCTGCCCTCCGGTTACTACCGCACCGTGGAGTTCTACAGCACCCCCAGCGGGTCCTGGTCGACGTGGTCACACGTGCAGGGCGCCTCGGACGCCCACTGCCAGATCTGAACCGCGCACCGCCGCACGGGCGCCCCGTACGGCGGAGAGCCGCACCCCAACGGGATGCGGCCCTCCACCTCGAGAACGGAGTCGGTCTACTTGACCGCCATCTCCCCCAGCTCGCTCCACCCGTCGACCTTCGTATTGATGATGTCCGGAGTGCGCTGCAGGTACTGCGGCAGCTCGGCGGTGGCCTTCTTGAAGTGGTCCGACTGCACGTGGGCGCCGCCGGCGTCGTCGTCCTTGAACGCCTCGATGAGGACGTACTCGTTCGGGTCGGCGAGCGAGCGGGCCCACTGGAAGAACAGGCACCCCTCCTCCGCGTTGCACGCGTCGGTGAACTCCTTCGACAGCTGCGGCCAGTCGTCGGCGTGCTCGGGCTTCACGGGGAACTTCGCGGTGATGAAGATCAACGTCACTCCTTCTCGAGGGTCAACAGGGACAGCGAGCGCCTCAGACCGCCGGCGCCGTCGGCACCTCGGCCGGCGCGGGCCGCACGACGGCCGCTTGGATCTTCTCCCCCAGCACGCCGGACGCGAAACCGAAGAGCGCGCCGACGACGAGCGCGGTCACGGTCGGCCAGAACGCGAACTGCGCGCCGAAGAACGACGCCGCACCGACGAACGCCCCCGGGATGAAGCTCAGAGGAGCCCACCCGGCCTGCAGGCACATGGCGACGGCGATGACCCCGACGGCGATGGCGAGGTTGCCCTTGAACGCGACGTGGCTGATGAACTCGACGACGAGCCACCCGTAGACCGCGCCGGACAGGTTGGACAGCAGGCCGTTGCGCAACCCGGTGACCCCGCCGCCGGCGGCGAAGTAGCACGCCCACGCGGCGAAGCCGACCCACGTGATGAGCGTGATCGAGGTGATGTTGGTGCTGAGCGCGGTCCAGATGCCGGCGAGGACGCCGATCGAGACACCGACGCCGATGTAGTTCTTCACGAGGACTCCTTTGTCCGTCGAGAGCCCGTGGCCGGGCAGGGGAAGGTCGAGCGCGTACGGAGCCGCGCCGGGCCGGGGATCAGGTCGCGCCGGCCCGGCGCGGTGGAGGGGGGACGAGCCGCCGTACGGCGGCCTGTCGTCAGGGGACGAGGATGGCGCGGCCCCGGACCTGACCGTTGTCCAGGTCCGTGATGGCCTGCTGGAAGTCGTCGAGCGCGTACTTCTGCGTGTGCAGGGTGACGGCGCCCGTGGCCGCGAGGGCCATGAGGTCCTGCAGGTCGTTGTAGGAGCCGACGAGGTTGCCAAGGACGTTCTTCTCGGTCGAGACCAGGTCGATGGTCGGGACGTCGACGTTCTCGCCGTAGCCGACGACGAGGTAGTCGCCCGCCTGCCGGGTCATGTCGATGCCCTTCTTGGTCGAGCCGTTCTCGCCGACGAAGTCGACGACGACCTCGGCGCCGAACCCGCCGGTGAGGTCGAGCACCGTCTCGACCTCGTGGCCGTCGCCGAGGACGCCCTCGTCGGCGCCGATCGACTTGGCCAGCTCGAGCGCGGCCGGGTGGCGGTCGACGACGACGAGCCGCGCCGGCGACAGGGCCTTGATGACCTGGATCCCGATGTGCCCCAGGCCTCCCGCGCCAATCATCACGACGGTGTCGCGCGGGGTGAGGCGCTTGGCCGCCTTCGCCGCCGCGTGGTAGGCGGTGAGGCCCGCGTCGGCGAGGGCCGCGACGTCGGCAGGCTCGAGGCTGTCGTCGATCTTGACGACCGAGCGCGCCGAGGTGAGCAGGTACTCGGCGTACCCGCCGTTCGTGCTGATTCCCGGGAAGGCGTTGTTCTCGCAGTGCACGTCGTCGCCCGACCGGCACGCGCGGCACAGGCCGCAGGTGATGAGCGGGTGGAGGATGACCTTGTCACCCTCACGCACGTTGGTCACGGCGGAGCCGACCTGGTGCACCCAGCCGGCGTTCTCGTGACCGATCGTGTAGGGCAGCTGGACCTGCGACTTCTCGGCCCACTGGCCTTCGAGGATGTGCAGGTCGGTGCGGCAGACGCCGGCGCCGCCGATCTTGACGACGACGTCCCACGGTCCGGTCGCCTCGGGGACGGGCAGCTCGGCCATCTTGAGGTCCTGGTGGTAGCCCACGACCTGGACGGCGCGCATGGTGCTCATCGGTCAGCTCTCCTTGACTGTCAGGGGAAGAAGGGTGTGCTGGTCGGCCGGTTCGATGCCGTCCAGGCGCACGGCCTGGTCGGCGCCGGACCCGTCGTAGCGGGTGCGCAGCAGGCCGCGGCAGAAGTGCGCGTTGCCGTCGATGGAGATCCGCGTCGACCGGGCCCGCCGCAGCGCCAGGGGGATCTGCTCGGGCGTGTAGCCGTTGCCCTCGTGGTCGACCATGACGACCGCGGTGGGGCTGGTCGACAGGCCGAGGGCGGCGCGCCGGCGCAGCAGGGCGTCGGTGTGCCGGCCGGTGGGCAGGTCCCGCAGCCGTACGTCGCCGAGGCGCGCCTCCTCGAGGGAGGCGTCGGCGCGCAGCAGCTCGGTGAGGCAGCGCTCCATCGCGGCGGTGTGCGCCTTGCGGCGGAAGGTCCACCGCAGCTCCTCGAGGTCGTGCTCGGCCTCGTGCTTGAACGTGCCCTTGTAGCCCGCGTCGGCG includes these proteins:
- a CDS encoding sensor histidine kinase; translation: MPGGSGPPLALVVGLRPGELTLGADDERVLRLTVPLLALTLEAQSQRGQLQEARAATAAALEDERRRLRRDLHDGLGPQLSGIAFAADAVDNLLDVDAPAARELVRGLRQDAAEAVGDVRRIVYGMRPPALDELGLVEALRQRARGLVSPQGRPLVASVAAPTALPELAAVTEVAAYRIAVEALLNVARHGSGASARVCVVVEGDELRVVVEDDGGPGGRWVPGVGLTGMRERAAEAGGRVSFGATETGGRVTAVLPLRA
- a CDS encoding iron-sulfur cluster assembly protein, whose product is MTALATRQQSESLAAVGEDDVRRALGVVLDPELDEPITDLGFVRSVHVTDAEVTIHLRLPTSFCSPNFAYLMASDAKDVVTALDGVERVVVELDDHHDSDLINAGLAADAGYKGTFKHEAEHDLEELRWTFRRKAHTAAMERCLTELLRADASLEEARLGDVRLRDLPTGRHTDALLRRRAALGLSTSPTAVVMVDHEGNGYTPEQIPLALRRARSTRISIDGNAHFCRGLLRTRYDGSGADQAVRLDGIEPADQHTLLPLTVKES
- a CDS encoding NAD(P)-dependent alcohol dehydrogenase, whose amino-acid sequence is MSTMRAVQVVGYHQDLKMAELPVPEATGPWDVVVKIGGAGVCRTDLHILEGQWAEKSQVQLPYTIGHENAGWVHQVGSAVTNVREGDKVILHPLITCGLCRACRSGDDVHCENNAFPGISTNGGYAEYLLTSARSVVKIDDSLEPADVAALADAGLTAYHAAAKAAKRLTPRDTVVMIGAGGLGHIGIQVIKALSPARLVVVDRHPAALELAKSIGADEGVLGDGHEVETVLDLTGGFGAEVVVDFVGENGSTKKGIDMTRQAGDYLVVGYGENVDVPTIDLVSTEKNVLGNLVGSYNDLQDLMALAATGAVTLHTQKYALDDFQQAITDLDNGQVRGRAILVP
- a CDS encoding FitA-like ribbon-helix-helix domain-containing protein; the protein is MTTYLQIRNVSDDARRVLRQRAAEAGQSLNAYLLTLIDREVSRPTVAEVLARAAARAEIASVSAVDLIRAERDARSGDAVGDSPR
- a CDS encoding type II toxin-antitoxin system VapC family toxin, whose protein sequence is MRTVLDTSVLIASDITTLDGDLAISAVSLAELSYGVLVTADPAERADRLRRLQEVERHFNALPVDSTVATAYGELAAAVVAGGRRPRTRAMDLLIAATARAHDARLLTRNGDDLRGIEHLVDVVPV
- a CDS encoding putative quinol monooxygenase encodes the protein MIFITAKFPVKPEHADDWPQLSKEFTDACNAEEGCLFFQWARSLADPNEYVLIEAFKDDDAGGAHVQSDHFKKATAELPQYLQRTPDIINTKVDGWSELGEMAVK
- a CDS encoding type II toxin-antitoxin system Phd/YefM family antitoxin, translating into MDTVGVRELRQNASDLLRRVEQGEELLITVSGRPAARITPVAADHWRRWDEVKAVFASPIDDSWESDLELLDTSVADPWERTR
- a CDS encoding DUF2786 domain-containing protein, which encodes MGKQSRRRRETRAARPGSPPGAAFGAPYGVPDEEEGGPEHWDVWVSLAREVLWWRRQKRESEGLGAVAELRRILAGASGRRALTELRTELADVVDSAWRKGWQPADLLRLARRDLPAGSVELLGDLLLADLARYASATVTPSWHDQLAMADVATWWPADREPLSARVARDGGDLVEVCLTALPVMIFLRGLVRLEALDPLPGQWREPVDSRGDVDQRVLERVRLLLAKAEATTYPAEAETFTAGAQALMARHSIDRALLDAAGPEHDAPRGRRIGVDRPYEQAKVMLLGVVAHANRCRSVWTKELGFVTVVGFGPDLAATETLFTSLLLQSTRELTEHGSKSTRWGTSRTRSFRQSFLTAFADRVGQRLEQAAQQVVEEVSAEEAAGDRAGGPAAASRRGGGGGGGTLVHVLEQRREEVDATVDQLFGTLHSAPMPTPTDHEGWSAGVAAADRADLARGARVEAR
- a CDS encoding DUF1097 domain-containing protein; this encodes MKNYIGVGVSIGVLAGIWTALSTNITSITLITWVGFAAWACYFAAGGGVTGLRNGLLSNLSGAVYGWLVVEFISHVAFKGNLAIAVGVIAVAMCLQAGWAPLSFIPGAFVGAASFFGAQFAFWPTVTALVVGALFGFASGVLGEKIQAAVVRPAPAEVPTAPAV
- a CDS encoding type II toxin-antitoxin system VapC family toxin, which gives rise to MIVVDCSAVVDVLLSAPGSGDVRRLLGGRELHAPDLLDVEVVSALRGLVLGRHLSVERASAALGDYDQLPVRRWPISHPFRTRMLSLRDRATAYDAAYVAVAEALGCSLVTRDARLARAVDALVDVVLV
- a CDS encoding nuclease-related domain-containing protein; this encodes MTEQVTSGGRATSGAGGSARAQAAYWSRRAEQSHRDYLQAREKAGRWRVGAEGEEAVAQLLGSFPLELAVLHDRLLEPGRSRVNLDHVVVTNAGVFVLDTKSWSGDVSVSDDTLWVHSDSRRYGRNKDLATVGGYADVMAARLRVQVTPLLVLARDHHQGLEPAFVAGVHVVPAQRLREWFLRRPVVMDDIQSGSLFGVCAREFPDATTTTVVSRPAPARGDVSAPPPGHPRRSRAPRATRRPSPRRRPAARRGMPVKVLIVLMCVLLGPPLAMGVGSLVAVAVTAVVARPAPSQPRPTPSHEGSHPTTPPASTRPAHPLTGTSATP